The Desulfovibrio subterraneus nucleotide sequence GTTACCACCTTGGCGTGGTGTCCTGCCCCGATGCCGGGGTTGAAACGGATGACCACCTTGCCGCCGGGGTTGATCTCGCCGAACAGGTCGAGCTGCGAAAGAGAATCCACGCTCACGTACACGCCGTGATCAATGGCGAACTTGAGTTCTTCGGCAGAAACGTTGTTGGAGATGAACAGAATCTGGTCCGGCGTGAATCCGGCAGCCAGGTTCATGATGATCTCGCCGGGAGACATGGCGTCTACCACCATGCCCTCCTCGCGGATGATCTTGAGCAGGTGAATGTTCGTGTTCGCCTTGGCGGAATAGTTGGGCGTGAATCCCGGATGGGTGGAAAGAGCCTTTATCTCGCAACACCGGCGGCGGAGCATGTCTTCGTTATAGACATACAGGGTGCTGCCGTATTCTTCCACAAGCTCCATGGGCGTGTTGAGCCCGAAAAAATCCACGCTGTCCGTATAGGTGGAACGAACATTCGCCATTGCTAGTCTCCTGTCATGCCCCCCCGCAACCTGATCAGCTCTATTTCGTTCAAGAGCGCTTCACGCATCAGGTACACAAGGTGCTTGTTCTTTGAATACAGGCACTGCCCCTTGTTCACTTCAACCAACCCCACGATGACCTCGCTGGTGTCGGCTATCAGCTTCACGTTGCCGGTGCCCGCGTTGTTTTTCATATATTGCGCGCCCCTGATGCCGGGGTCCTCGTTACAGAGGATAACCACCTTCAGCCCGCGTTCCACACATCCCGAAATCTCGCTTCGCAGCAACGCCACGTTGGTTGAATGCATCGAGATGTATATGCGCAGTTCCGCCATCAGCATCATGTTCCGCATCTTGTCCAGCGTGTTCTCATAGCCGGAAACGGTCAGATACGGGGCCGCGCCCTCCTCCTGTTCGGGGAGGTTTTCTTCCAGAAATTCAATGGTCCTTGCGCAGGACCGCTTCAGGTTCAGCAGCAGCTCTTCCTTGGGGGTTGCCACATAGTTACTGGCGTCCTCGCTGGAAACAACCGCCCCGCCCTTTTCCACAAGGCTGGACAGCGCCGCGTATGCGTTGGAGCGGGAAATGCCCGCCACCTTGGCAGCCTCGTATCCAGTCATGCCACCGTGACGACTGAGCGTCACATACATGAGGGATTCCTGCTGCGTGAAACCGAACTTTTTGAGTGCTTGGATGAGTTCCATTGCTTCCTCAGTGGTACTAATTGGTACTACTATGCTTCCGTTCTCCGGAAGTCAATACCTCTGCCTGCGAATTGATAACTTTTTTCAACGCGAATCCGCGTCGATTTCAAACATATTCCTTACAAAACAACGCGGCACTATGGCGCTTCATTCCGGCAATGTCCACCATTGCGAAACAAACGCCGACCCGCGTGCAGCCTCTACCCAGCGCTCAGGTTCCAGTCAACCGGTTCCCGTCGGGGGCAAGCTGCCTTTTTCACGCACCGCGCACCATACTGTACCAGAATCCTGCACTCAGGTCGCCACGTACTCATATTGTCCTGCCTTTGGGTTGTTTCCAACATGACAACGCGTTACACTGCCCGTATTGTCCGGTCTGGATGTTGCCACCCGGATTGCTGCGGCCCGCAGGGGTACAAACCCTTCCGCCGCTGCTGCAACGGGAACGCCACCGCCGGATTATCGCACCAAGCTGCATGGAGACAGTATGGACATCATTCGCACCCTCGTGCACGAGCATACCCCGTATCTCATTGAAACCCGCAGGGATCTGCACCGCATTCCCGAACTGGCCTTTGAAGAAGTGAAGACCGCCGCCTTTGTGGCACAGGAGCTCGAAAACATGGGCCTTGCCGTGCGTACCGGCGTGGCAAAAACCGGCGTGGTAGCCATGCTGGAAACGGGACGCCCCGGCCCTGTGGTCATGCTCCGTGCCGACATGGACGCCCTGCCCATGACCGAATGCACCGGCCTTGAGTTCTGCTCCACTCATGCAGGCTGCATGCACGCCTGCGGACATGATACACACATGGCCATTCTGCTCACCACGGCCAAGGTGCTCTGTGCCATGCGCGATGAATTGTGCGGTACGGTTAAATTCGTGTTCCAGCCGGCGGAAGAATTTCCCGGCGGCGCCCGCCCCATGATCAATGAAGGCGTTCTCTACAGCCCCAAGGTGGATTACTGTTTCGGCCTGCACGTGTGGCCCGGCACCCCATCGGGAGCCGTTGCGGTAAAATCCGGCCCGCTCATGGCCGCCATGGACCGTTTCGAGGTCACCATCATCGGCAAGGGAGGACACGCCGCCAAGCCCCATGAATGCGTGGATGCGCTTGAGATAGGCACGCAGGCAGTGGGCGCGTTGCAACGCATCATCTCCCGCCAGATAGACCCTGTGCAGCCAGCCCTGCTCACCGTGGCGGTGTTCAATGCCGGACACGCCTTCAACGTGATAGCAGAAACCGCCACCTTCGGCGGCACCCTGCGCACCTTCGACAAGGGCGTGCGCGCCCGCTGGGAGGCACGCATGCGGCAGGTGGTGGGCGGCATTTGCGATGCCATGGGTGCGACATATGAATTTTCCTTCATAGACGGCTACCCGCCCCTCATCAATAATCCGGATATGGCAGATGTCATACGGCGGGCCGCCGCAGCAACTGCGGGCAAGGAAAATGTGCACGAGGCCACTCCCACCATGGGCGGAGAAGACATGGCCTATTATCTTGAGCAGGTTCCCGGTTGTTTCTTTTTTCTCGGCACCGGCTACGAAGGAGCCCACCCCATTCACAACCCGGCCTTCACCGTGGATGAAGCAGCACTGCCCGTAGGCGTGGAAACATTCTGCCGCGCAGTAAGGGAACTCCTTGTAACTGAATGACTTTTTCCCTTCCCTGTTGACTTTATCCGGTACAGTGGCGATTCTTAGCCCTTCAACCCTTTAAATGAGGAGACGTGCATGACTCAGGTCAAAGACGGCGATTCCGTAAAAGTCCATTACACCGGCACGCTGAATGACGGCACGGTGTTTGATTCATCCCGTGACCGTGAGCCTCTGGAATTCACCATGGGTTCCGGCATGCTTATTCCCGGCTTCGAATCCGCCGTCCTTG carries:
- a CDS encoding M20 metallopeptidase family protein; translated protein: MDIIRTLVHEHTPYLIETRRDLHRIPELAFEEVKTAAFVAQELENMGLAVRTGVAKTGVVAMLETGRPGPVVMLRADMDALPMTECTGLEFCSTHAGCMHACGHDTHMAILLTTAKVLCAMRDELCGTVKFVFQPAEEFPGGARPMINEGVLYSPKVDYCFGLHVWPGTPSGAVAVKSGPLMAAMDRFEVTIIGKGGHAAKPHECVDALEIGTQAVGALQRIISRQIDPVQPALLTVAVFNAGHAFNVIAETATFGGTLRTFDKGVRARWEARMRQVVGGICDAMGATYEFSFIDGYPPLINNPDMADVIRRAAAATAGKENVHEATPTMGGEDMAYYLEQVPGCFFFLGTGYEGAHPIHNPAFTVDEAALPVGVETFCRAVRELLVTE
- a CDS encoding TrmB family transcriptional regulator gives rise to the protein MELIQALKKFGFTQQESLMYVTLSRHGGMTGYEAAKVAGISRSNAYAALSSLVEKGGAVVSSEDASNYVATPKEELLLNLKRSCARTIEFLEENLPEQEEGAAPYLTVSGYENTLDKMRNMMLMAELRIYISMHSTNVALLRSEISGCVERGLKVVILCNEDPGIRGAQYMKNNAGTGNVKLIADTSEVIVGLVEVNKGQCLYSKNKHLVYLMREALLNEIELIRLRGGMTGD